One segment of Rhodopirellula baltica SH 1 DNA contains the following:
- a CDS encoding LOG family protein, with translation MTDENENLPAEAIGEDELQRPQPIDDPISDNQSQDLYQVMRHTIERLEKDNTARGDVKILSRTIRELRYAFKVFRPYRRRRKVTIFGSARTAPDRPDYQSAVDLGRRMAAHGWMIITGAGGGIMEAGHKGAGRDASMGLNIMLPFEQGANEYIENDPKLVTLKYFFTRKLMFLKECSGIVCLPGGFGTLDEGLEVLTLLQTGKQTMMPLIFLDHPGGSYWKDLGKFIDKQLMCNGMISPEDVALYKITNSVDEAVEELLTFYDVYHSQRYVGDQLVLRMKRKLSEETMELIRTEFADILKSGTFEQTGPLPEEAGEPELADFPRLVFHFNRRGLGRLRMLINQINGHPLTTTPDPEC, from the coding sequence ATGACCGACGAAAACGAAAATTTGCCAGCCGAAGCCATCGGCGAAGATGAATTGCAACGGCCGCAACCGATCGATGATCCGATCTCCGACAACCAGTCGCAGGACTTGTACCAAGTCATGCGGCACACGATCGAGCGATTGGAAAAGGACAACACGGCTCGCGGTGATGTGAAGATTCTGTCTCGAACGATCCGGGAATTGCGGTACGCATTCAAAGTCTTTCGGCCGTATCGACGGCGACGCAAAGTCACCATCTTCGGATCGGCCAGAACGGCTCCCGATCGCCCTGACTATCAATCGGCGGTCGACCTGGGTCGGCGGATGGCGGCTCACGGTTGGATGATCATCACCGGTGCCGGCGGCGGCATCATGGAAGCCGGTCACAAAGGTGCCGGACGGGATGCATCGATGGGCCTCAACATCATGTTGCCGTTCGAACAAGGCGCGAACGAATACATCGAGAATGATCCCAAGTTGGTCACGCTGAAGTACTTCTTCACTCGCAAGTTGATGTTCCTCAAAGAGTGCAGCGGCATCGTCTGCTTGCCCGGGGGATTTGGGACGCTCGACGAAGGCCTCGAAGTCCTGACACTGTTGCAAACCGGCAAGCAAACCATGATGCCGTTGATCTTCCTCGATCATCCCGGCGGCAGTTACTGGAAGGACTTGGGCAAATTCATTGACAAGCAACTGATGTGCAATGGCATGATCAGTCCCGAGGACGTGGCCCTCTACAAAATCACCAACTCGGTTGATGAAGCCGTCGAAGAGCTGCTGACGTTCTACGACGTGTATCACTCCCAACGTTACGTCGGTGATCAGTTGGTGCTGCGGATGAAGCGAAAGCTCTCGGAAGAAACCATGGAATTGATCCGCACCGAATTCGCGGACATTTTGAAGAGCGGCACGTTTGAACAAACCGGACCGCTGCCGGAAGAAGCTGGCGAGCCCGAACTGGCCGACTTCCCAAGGTTGGTGTTCCACTTCAACCGTCGCGGCCTCGGTCGATTGCGAATGTTGATCAACCAAATCAACGGTCATCCACTGACGACCACCCCCGATCCCGAGTGCTGA
- a CDS encoding transglutaminase domain-containing protein: MRQPLIAVILPTLLLGLSGLASAEFDTDRLALAGDNRAELERALADAPADQREGIEFLIANMPESDLQTLSADYLLENTRLAYQAWTNAPWAKEIPKDIFLNNVLPYASINERRDEWRADFRTRCLPMVEGASSPSEAAALINQKLFKNVGVKYSTRRVKADQSPLESMETGLASCTGLSVLLIDACRSVGIPARFVGTPLWFNQSGNHSWVEVWDDGWHFTGAAEPTGNELDRGWFVTNATKADRSSKAHAIYATSFKQTPLSFPCVWNRKLRSIPAVNVTDRYVALQKSLPPGMTESLFVVHGADGHRASCRLRVLEGDEVVFEGQTNDEGFDANDHLRVELKQQHKYSVLIGEGDQVIRDTIITDADEELHEHHLVSVDAVSESSADKPATAIKALRDYLQSQPAADLKTIRAQSFSDVALTADDVVQARKILAEHQKQTLLKTRAEEMKARVLVHGDHEMPFDYRVFGEAPEDGRSLYISMHGGGGAPKAINDRQWENQKRLYQPEEGVYVAPRAPTDTWNLWHQKHIDPMFVRLIENMVAFENVNPNRVYVMGYSAGGDGVYQLAPRLSDRWAAAAMMAGHPNETSALGLRNVPFALQMGGKDAAYKRNQIAADWQTKLAELHEADPEGYEHFVKIYPNKGHWMDREDAVALPWMAKHTRNVTPSKIVWVQDDVTHSHFYWLGVEESSVKAGATIIATVDGQTIDLTSSDVNKMEVFLDDRFIDLDKPIQITSGGQTLFEGQVTRSLKTLATTLDERSDSELAFPSSVEVEMPKPFPQSLVPAKDLPRYTAAKIDTELTIDGRLDEEAWQQARKTTSFVDLVSGQPTRYDTRSSILWDDEFLYIGFWLEEPNVDAEYKDRDDPIYYDNDVEVFIAGKDAYYEFEINSYGTVYEGFFVWQEAYEKGGYASDPQLAKDTPNQQEFDGVGFTNHPRGKRIAFLGYDFPNFKSAVHINGTLNDDSDVDQGWTVELAFPWKEMKWLAKGDDRSLPPKVGDQWRIDLFRFNKTKAPEPATDSSGWAFGKHGVWDSHIPEIFPVITFAEE; this comes from the coding sequence ATGAGACAGCCGTTGATTGCCGTGATCCTTCCGACGCTCCTCCTCGGCCTTTCTGGACTCGCATCGGCGGAGTTCGACACCGATCGACTGGCTCTGGCGGGAGACAACCGTGCGGAACTGGAACGAGCCCTGGCAGATGCCCCAGCGGATCAACGGGAAGGAATCGAGTTCCTGATCGCGAACATGCCAGAGAGTGATCTGCAAACGCTTTCGGCGGACTACCTGTTGGAAAACACTCGACTGGCCTATCAAGCATGGACCAATGCACCGTGGGCAAAGGAGATTCCTAAAGACATCTTCCTCAACAATGTTCTGCCCTACGCGAGCATCAACGAGCGACGTGACGAGTGGCGAGCCGATTTTCGAACGCGATGCCTGCCGATGGTGGAAGGAGCGAGCTCACCGAGCGAAGCCGCCGCTTTAATCAATCAAAAACTATTCAAAAACGTCGGCGTCAAATATTCCACCCGGCGAGTGAAAGCGGATCAAAGCCCACTGGAATCAATGGAAACCGGGTTGGCGTCGTGCACGGGTTTGTCGGTGTTGCTGATTGATGCTTGTCGTTCTGTTGGGATCCCCGCTCGGTTTGTGGGCACGCCCCTGTGGTTCAATCAATCCGGAAATCACTCGTGGGTGGAAGTCTGGGACGATGGCTGGCATTTCACAGGTGCCGCTGAACCAACCGGGAACGAACTGGATCGTGGTTGGTTTGTCACCAATGCAACCAAAGCAGACCGATCGTCAAAAGCTCACGCGATCTATGCAACCAGTTTCAAACAGACCCCGCTCTCGTTCCCATGCGTTTGGAATCGAAAGCTTCGAAGCATTCCCGCTGTGAACGTGACCGACCGCTACGTTGCTCTTCAAAAGTCATTGCCGCCCGGCATGACTGAGTCGTTGTTCGTGGTGCATGGTGCGGATGGGCACCGAGCCAGTTGCCGATTGCGAGTCCTGGAAGGCGACGAAGTTGTCTTTGAAGGTCAAACCAACGACGAGGGATTCGATGCCAACGATCATCTTCGTGTGGAACTGAAACAACAACACAAGTACTCCGTCTTGATCGGCGAAGGCGATCAAGTCATTCGTGACACCATCATCACCGATGCGGATGAGGAATTGCATGAGCACCACCTCGTCTCCGTCGATGCCGTCTCCGAATCATCGGCAGACAAACCCGCCACCGCGATCAAAGCTCTCCGGGATTACCTTCAGTCCCAACCGGCAGCGGATCTCAAGACAATCCGCGCTCAATCGTTCAGCGATGTCGCGTTGACCGCGGACGATGTTGTCCAAGCCAGAAAGATCCTTGCGGAGCATCAAAAGCAAACTCTTCTCAAAACTCGTGCCGAGGAGATGAAGGCTCGGGTGTTGGTCCACGGTGATCATGAGATGCCGTTTGACTATCGCGTTTTTGGCGAAGCACCCGAAGACGGCCGCAGTCTCTACATCTCCATGCACGGCGGTGGTGGTGCCCCGAAAGCGATCAACGATCGTCAGTGGGAAAACCAGAAACGTTTGTATCAACCCGAGGAAGGTGTCTACGTGGCACCGCGTGCACCAACCGACACATGGAATCTATGGCATCAAAAGCACATCGATCCGATGTTCGTGCGTTTGATTGAAAACATGGTCGCGTTTGAAAACGTCAATCCAAATCGTGTCTACGTGATGGGATATTCCGCGGGCGGTGACGGCGTGTATCAACTGGCACCGCGTCTGTCCGACCGCTGGGCAGCCGCCGCGATGATGGCTGGCCACCCCAACGAAACCTCCGCCCTGGGACTTCGCAACGTTCCCTTCGCGTTGCAAATGGGAGGCAAAGACGCCGCCTACAAACGCAACCAAATCGCTGCGGATTGGCAAACGAAGCTCGCTGAACTGCATGAAGCGGATCCCGAGGGATACGAACACTTCGTGAAGATCTACCCGAACAAAGGCCACTGGATGGATCGCGAAGATGCGGTCGCACTTCCTTGGATGGCGAAGCACACTCGAAACGTGACCCCGTCCAAGATCGTGTGGGTCCAAGACGATGTGACTCATTCGCATTTCTACTGGTTGGGCGTGGAGGAGTCGTCGGTCAAAGCCGGTGCGACCATCATCGCAACCGTCGACGGTCAAACGATTGATTTGACCTCCTCGGACGTGAACAAGATGGAGGTCTTCTTGGACGACCGATTCATCGACTTGGACAAACCGATCCAGATCACCAGCGGTGGTCAAACGCTGTTCGAAGGCCAGGTCACGCGAAGTTTGAAAACACTCGCGACAACCTTGGACGAGCGATCCGATTCCGAGCTCGCCTTCCCGAGTTCTGTCGAAGTGGAGATGCCCAAGCCGTTCCCTCAATCGTTGGTTCCTGCCAAGGATCTGCCACGATACACCGCGGCGAAGATTGATACGGAGCTGACGATCGATGGTCGCTTGGACGAGGAAGCTTGGCAGCAAGCCCGCAAGACCACCTCCTTTGTCGACTTGGTCAGCGGGCAACCCACTCGCTACGACACACGCTCATCCATCCTGTGGGATGACGAGTTTCTCTACATTGGATTCTGGTTGGAGGAGCCCAATGTCGACGCGGAGTACAAAGACCGTGACGATCCGATTTACTACGACAACGACGTCGAAGTCTTCATCGCTGGAAAGGACGCCTACTACGAGTTCGAGATCAATTCCTATGGAACCGTCTACGAAGGTTTCTTTGTATGGCAGGAAGCGTATGAGAAAGGCGGTTACGCATCCGACCCACAACTCGCCAAAGACACTCCGAATCAACAGGAGTTCGATGGCGTTGGTTTCACCAACCATCCACGCGGAAAACGCATCGCGTTTCTAGGCTACGACTTTCCCAATTTCAAATCCGCCGTTCACATCAACGGGACCTTGAACGACGATTCCGACGTCGATCAAGGCTGGACGGTCGAGTTGGCATTTCCATGGAAGGAGATGAAATGGCTTGCCAAAGGCGACGATCGATCGCTGCCACCCAAGGTCGGTGACCAGTGGCGAATCGATCTCTTCCGATTCAACAAGACCAAGGCCCCCGAACCCGCCACCGACTCCAGCGGCTGGGCCTTCGGCAAACACGGAGTCTGGGACTCCCACATCCCCGAAATCTTCCCAGTCATCACCTTCGCTGAAGAGTGA
- a CDS encoding serine/threonine-protein kinase yields MSDSPKQESIKDVFLQAIEIDDVVERQRFVALACQSNEPMRKAVERLMASHHQQEPNRLDDLVDCLGVGETQWTSTRSGIWPETFKANQMHRIDRYSICELIGEGGMGSVFVAQQEQPVRRKVALKIIRAEIATKEALARFSAERQALAMMDHPCIAKVLDGGATESGQPYLVMELVQGTPITEYASHSGLSIEQRLRLFQKVCHAVQHAHRKGVIHRDLKPSNILVAEIDGEALPKVIDFGLAKALDQPLTDITIHTGFAQLMGTPMYMSPEQAEMGTIDIDTRSDVYSLGVLLYELMVGAPPFDRETFKTASFDEVRRIIREIQPPRPSVVSRTLSANENVNHQQGDVQRKLHPSIRGELDWLIMKTMEKDRRRRYGSASELADDIQRYLTGQTVLACPPSPIYQFRKTVSRHRFAIAVSSVVLVSLVMTSIISTWKMLEVRQAKSISEARERQANELLECNQLQQAVSAYQAGDLLQLSQLTKIVTHPHALPSSSRVTEQSALSHFFRAAATPVPNQCFKTSSAIHEIAISSKRKAVLCACEDGSVVMFPLDGSTTAGRSLGRHDEPVHAVSFSPDGSMAVSGSTSGLIKYWDVEKTICIHQVRPVENGIESLAWSPDGRSVAAGFRYAGVWVGDANGNEKFRLINDHRHETLLFTPDSQELLVPTRDGIHVWDVSAARHDRTIETDPFTNVRAMCWAGPNQQWLIAGERYFDSLAVFDRETGARRGTFNVSASYAKSLAASSNGMWLTAGYGDGRIQIIRLHGTDESEVGGEVRTQWNAYQQDDKRLAVGWLEDDPNQFITAGHDGTAQRWDLDGVVPKSEFRSPVAIEGAYLLDDKPDPVLLLRGQEPTRLPVEKMSLRAEEGLVALRSDNQISIVSLRTRQTLTTIDSPPQRDEHLALSSDGSRLVAVGGGFAFVWESVDRWVTHELIASFTAIDNGNAVFANHNQTLICGTADEESLQELNIKSGEVDHQYRISHPRVVAISNDERQVAIGNDQRLTVWDRKTDQVFLDIREMSRIWSLRFLADDRVLISGHNDGRIMAWHVPTGQPLGTLYHPRPGLRRPQNLQLSGDGRRMLLVYPSEHGYVPVLLGR; encoded by the coding sequence ATGTCGGATTCACCCAAACAAGAATCCATCAAGGATGTGTTTTTGCAGGCAATTGAAATTGATGATGTCGTAGAACGCCAACGTTTCGTTGCACTGGCCTGCCAATCAAATGAACCAATGCGAAAGGCGGTGGAGCGGTTGATGGCGTCCCACCATCAGCAGGAACCCAACCGACTGGATGATCTCGTCGATTGTTTGGGTGTTGGTGAGACCCAGTGGACATCGACCCGCTCGGGAATTTGGCCGGAGACATTCAAAGCCAATCAGATGCATCGCATCGATCGTTATTCGATTTGCGAGCTGATCGGCGAAGGTGGAATGGGCAGCGTCTTTGTAGCTCAGCAAGAACAACCTGTCCGTCGCAAAGTTGCTCTCAAGATCATTCGAGCAGAAATCGCTACGAAGGAAGCTTTAGCACGATTCTCCGCCGAGCGTCAGGCACTGGCGATGATGGACCATCCTTGCATCGCCAAAGTCTTGGATGGTGGGGCAACGGAAAGTGGGCAACCTTACCTGGTAATGGAGTTGGTTCAGGGGACGCCCATCACTGAGTATGCAAGTCATTCCGGATTGTCCATCGAGCAACGATTGCGTCTCTTCCAAAAAGTTTGCCACGCTGTCCAGCACGCTCATCGAAAAGGAGTGATTCACCGCGACTTAAAACCCTCCAACATCTTGGTTGCTGAAATCGATGGGGAAGCACTTCCAAAGGTGATCGACTTTGGATTGGCCAAAGCACTTGACCAACCGCTCACCGACATCACGATCCACACTGGTTTTGCACAGTTGATGGGAACACCGATGTACATGAGCCCCGAGCAAGCGGAGATGGGGACGATCGACATCGACACTCGAAGCGATGTCTATTCCCTCGGAGTGTTATTGTACGAACTGATGGTCGGTGCGCCACCGTTTGATCGTGAAACCTTCAAAACGGCAAGCTTTGACGAGGTTCGCCGAATCATACGTGAGATCCAACCTCCTCGACCTAGCGTCGTTAGCCGCACCCTCTCTGCCAATGAAAACGTCAATCATCAACAAGGTGACGTTCAACGGAAGTTGCACCCGAGCATTCGGGGAGAGCTGGATTGGTTAATCATGAAGACGATGGAAAAAGACCGTCGCCGGCGATACGGATCGGCGTCTGAACTCGCAGATGACATCCAGCGATACCTCACCGGTCAGACGGTTTTGGCATGCCCTCCATCACCAATCTATCAGTTTCGAAAAACAGTCAGCCGTCACCGCTTTGCAATCGCAGTGTCCTCCGTGGTGCTCGTCTCATTGGTCATGACAAGCATCATTTCGACTTGGAAAATGCTTGAGGTTCGCCAAGCCAAATCGATCAGCGAAGCGCGAGAACGGCAAGCGAATGAACTGCTTGAATGCAATCAGTTGCAACAAGCAGTGTCAGCATATCAGGCTGGCGATCTCTTGCAGTTGTCACAACTCACGAAGATCGTAACCCACCCTCACGCATTGCCATCCAGTAGTCGAGTGACTGAGCAATCAGCGTTGTCCCACTTTTTTCGAGCGGCGGCCACTCCAGTACCCAACCAGTGTTTTAAAACGTCTTCAGCGATTCATGAAATCGCGATCTCATCGAAACGGAAAGCTGTCTTGTGTGCATGCGAAGATGGTAGCGTTGTCATGTTTCCCTTGGATGGCTCGACGACTGCCGGACGTTCCTTGGGACGTCATGATGAACCGGTTCACGCCGTCTCGTTTTCACCGGACGGTTCAATGGCGGTCAGTGGATCGACGTCGGGGTTGATCAAGTACTGGGATGTGGAAAAGACAATCTGCATTCACCAAGTGCGGCCGGTGGAGAACGGGATCGAATCGCTCGCTTGGTCGCCCGATGGTCGGTCCGTTGCCGCGGGCTTTCGTTACGCTGGCGTCTGGGTGGGTGATGCGAACGGGAATGAGAAATTTCGCCTTATCAATGATCATCGTCATGAGACTCTTTTGTTCACGCCTGACAGCCAGGAATTGTTGGTTCCGACACGAGATGGAATTCATGTCTGGGACGTTTCCGCTGCAAGGCACGATCGGACAATCGAGACCGATCCCTTCACAAATGTCCGTGCGATGTGTTGGGCAGGACCGAATCAACAGTGGCTGATTGCTGGCGAACGATACTTTGATTCGCTGGCTGTCTTTGATCGCGAGACCGGAGCGAGACGGGGCACGTTCAATGTCAGTGCGTCCTACGCGAAATCGCTGGCAGCATCTTCCAATGGAATGTGGCTGACGGCGGGGTATGGCGACGGAAGGATTCAGATCATCCGCTTGCACGGAACAGATGAATCAGAGGTCGGCGGCGAAGTGCGCACACAGTGGAACGCTTATCAACAAGACGACAAGCGATTGGCTGTAGGTTGGCTAGAAGATGACCCAAACCAATTCATCACTGCCGGCCACGATGGAACAGCACAAAGATGGGATCTCGATGGTGTCGTCCCGAAAAGTGAATTCAGATCTCCGGTCGCTATCGAGGGAGCTTATCTATTGGATGACAAGCCCGATCCAGTCTTGTTACTCCGAGGGCAAGAACCGACCCGATTGCCGGTCGAAAAAATGTCCCTTCGAGCCGAGGAGGGATTGGTCGCGTTGCGAAGCGACAATCAGATTTCCATTGTGTCACTAAGGACTCGCCAGACACTGACCACAATCGATTCGCCACCCCAACGCGATGAGCATCTGGCTCTTTCCTCCGATGGCAGCCGCCTGGTCGCTGTCGGTGGTGGTTTCGCTTTTGTATGGGAATCGGTCGATCGCTGGGTCACCCACGAGTTGATAGCAAGCTTCACTGCGATCGACAACGGAAATGCCGTTTTTGCCAACCACAATCAAACATTGATTTGCGGGACCGCCGACGAAGAATCGCTGCAGGAACTGAATATCAAATCGGGCGAGGTTGACCATCAGTACAGGATTTCACATCCGCGCGTGGTCGCCATTAGCAATGACGAACGGCAGGTGGCAATTGGAAATGACCAGCGTTTGACGGTTTGGGATCGGAAAACCGACCAGGTTTTTTTAGATATCCGCGAAATGTCGAGAATCTGGTCGCTACGTTTTCTCGCCGACGACCGCGTTTTGATCTCAGGTCATAACGATGGGCGGATCATGGCCTGGCACGTCCCGACCGGCCAACCGCTGGGCACGTTGTATCACCCGCGTCCCGGACTCAGACGCCCGCAAAACCTCCAATTGTCCGGAGACGGACGCCGCATGCTTCTGGTTTACCCCAGCGAGCACGGCTACGTCCCCGTGCTGCTGGGCCGTTAA
- a CDS encoding cysteine synthase family protein — translation MTNHPASYSYATEAITTPIAPVKLSDDGPVIWCKLEYHNPSGSTKDRIARFILGKAIRSGLLGRGDAVVEASSGSTSISLALMCAQFGLRFTAVMPRGVSSERIKMIRAFGAEVILTPAEEGVGGAMALADEIAGRGEAFASKQFENPDNPAAHRYQTAAEIIAQVPSRSVDAVVSGVGTGGTLVGLYQGFCDFGCITRPVLARPVCSDGLYELECSSFSKKIPGVVESASAIFRDAHLPGLRQVDVKDSVALACCRQLIRRGFPVGPSSGLNFAAALEAARDLPPDSTIVTVFPDRMERYFSTPLFSDSVEELECDPAQTCC, via the coding sequence ATGACGAATCATCCGGCTTCGTACAGCTATGCGACCGAAGCGATCACGACTCCGATTGCGCCGGTGAAACTGTCCGATGATGGGCCAGTCATTTGGTGCAAGCTGGAATATCACAACCCGAGTGGCTCCACCAAAGATCGGATCGCTCGTTTCATCTTGGGAAAGGCAATCCGAAGCGGGTTGCTGGGCCGTGGTGATGCGGTGGTCGAAGCATCGAGCGGGTCGACCAGCATTTCGCTTGCATTGATGTGCGCCCAGTTTGGTTTGCGATTCACTGCGGTCATGCCGCGCGGGGTGAGTTCCGAACGGATCAAGATGATTCGAGCGTTTGGAGCCGAAGTGATCCTGACACCGGCGGAAGAAGGTGTGGGCGGAGCGATGGCATTAGCAGATGAGATCGCCGGTCGAGGAGAAGCGTTCGCAAGCAAGCAGTTTGAGAACCCAGACAACCCGGCGGCACATCGCTATCAAACCGCCGCAGAAATCATCGCTCAAGTTCCTTCTCGCTCGGTGGATGCGGTCGTCAGTGGGGTCGGAACGGGTGGCACCTTGGTCGGGCTGTACCAGGGATTCTGCGATTTTGGATGCATCACTCGGCCGGTGCTGGCTCGGCCGGTCTGCTCCGATGGCCTGTATGAGCTGGAGTGTTCCAGTTTCAGCAAGAAGATACCGGGTGTGGTGGAAAGTGCTTCGGCAATCTTCCGCGATGCCCATCTGCCCGGACTCAGACAAGTCGATGTGAAAGACAGCGTGGCTTTGGCGTGTTGTCGCCAACTGATCCGGCGTGGATTTCCCGTCGGGCCAAGTTCAGGGTTGAACTTCGCCGCGGCCCTGGAAGCCGCACGCGATCTCCCGCCCGATTCAACGATCGTCACGGTCTTTCCCGACCGCATGGAACGCTACTTCTCGACGCCGTTGTTCAGCGACTCAGTGGAAGAGTTGGAATGCGATCCGGCCCAGACATGTTGCTGA
- a CDS encoding aldehyde dehydrogenase family protein, which yields MSTTLPEIAPPKVRHTQLFIDGQWRDSASGKTFATINPATEEEIVQVAEGDKEDIDAAVKAARKAFESGPWRTMDARDRGRLMMKLADAIENEIDELAQLETLDNGKPLRESRHADLPLVIDALRYYAGYADKIQGETVPIRGNYLCYTRKEPVGVVGQIIPWNFPMLMVAWKWGPALATGCTIVMKPAEQTPLTCLRMAQLAKEVGFPDGVINVVPGFGPTAGGALVDHPGVDKIAFTGEHRTAQLIMKNSAQSLKRLTFELGGKSPNVIFSDADLDAAVQGSFVGLYLNQGQCCCAGSRVFVEESIHEAFVEKLTDLTNKRVVGNPFEHTTEQGPQIDQAQFDKIMSYIDKGNQQGASCVSGGKRSGDRGYFIEPTVFTDVQDDMAIARDEIFGPVMSVLSFKDSDDILKRANDTMFGLAAAVWTQDIKKAHHFAANVRAGTVWVNCYDVFDAAAPFGGFKMSGQGRELGTEGLKAYLESKTVTVAL from the coding sequence ATGTCGACAACCCTTCCAGAAATCGCACCCCCAAAAGTCCGTCACACCCAGTTGTTCATCGACGGCCAATGGCGGGATTCAGCCAGCGGAAAAACGTTCGCCACGATCAACCCGGCCACCGAAGAAGAGATCGTTCAAGTCGCCGAAGGTGACAAGGAAGACATCGACGCTGCAGTGAAAGCGGCTCGCAAAGCGTTTGAGTCGGGTCCCTGGCGGACGATGGACGCTCGCGATCGCGGACGGCTGATGATGAAGTTGGCCGATGCGATCGAGAACGAGATCGATGAGCTGGCTCAACTCGAAACACTCGACAACGGGAAACCCCTTCGCGAATCGCGACATGCGGATTTGCCCTTGGTGATCGATGCCCTCCGCTACTACGCCGGCTACGCGGACAAGATCCAAGGCGAAACGGTTCCCATTCGTGGGAACTACCTCTGCTACACACGGAAAGAACCGGTCGGTGTGGTTGGACAGATCATCCCTTGGAACTTCCCCATGTTGATGGTCGCTTGGAAGTGGGGACCGGCTCTCGCCACTGGCTGCACGATCGTGATGAAACCCGCTGAACAGACACCGCTGACCTGCTTGCGGATGGCGCAGCTCGCCAAAGAGGTTGGCTTCCCCGATGGCGTCATCAATGTCGTGCCGGGCTTTGGCCCGACCGCCGGTGGAGCCCTGGTCGACCATCCTGGCGTCGACAAAATCGCCTTCACGGGAGAACACCGAACGGCTCAATTGATTATGAAGAACTCCGCCCAATCGTTGAAACGACTGACGTTTGAACTGGGCGGCAAAAGTCCCAATGTGATCTTCAGCGACGCGGACTTGGATGCCGCCGTGCAAGGCAGCTTCGTGGGTCTGTATCTGAACCAAGGCCAATGTTGCTGTGCCGGCAGTCGCGTGTTCGTCGAAGAATCGATTCACGAAGCCTTCGTCGAAAAACTGACCGATTTGACAAACAAACGTGTCGTCGGCAACCCATTTGAACACACCACCGAACAGGGTCCTCAAATCGACCAAGCTCAATTCGACAAGATCATGAGCTACATCGACAAAGGCAACCAGCAAGGCGCGTCCTGCGTCAGTGGTGGCAAGCGTTCCGGAGATCGTGGTTACTTCATTGAGCCGACCGTGTTCACTGACGTTCAAGACGACATGGCGATCGCTCGCGATGAAATCTTCGGTCCTGTGATGAGCGTGCTGTCATTCAAAGACAGCGACGACATTCTGAAACGAGCCAACGACACGATGTTTGGATTAGCGGCCGCCGTGTGGACGCAAGACATCAAGAAAGCTCACCACTTCGCCGCCAACGTTCGCGCGGGAACCGTGTGGGTCAACTGTTACGACGTCTTCGACGCCGCCGCCCCATTCGGCGGATTCAAGATGAGTGGCCAAGGCCGCGAACTAGGCACCGAAGGCCTGAAGGCTTACCTGGAAAGCAAAACCGTGACGGTGGCCCTTTGA
- a CDS encoding ECF-type sigma factor has protein sequence MGDVTELLCQVRSGDAKASEGLLRAVYQELRSIAESQFAVEHRERTLQPTALVNEAYLRLASGGRLQKFDSRGHFYAAAAEAMRRILIDAARARGSRKRGGHCRRLALGEVADDVTPATDLLLDLDDGLERLFKVDPDSAKLVELRVFAGLSITEAGELMKMSRSTAYRNWEFARTWFAVHWDG, from the coding sequence ATGGGTGATGTCACTGAACTGTTGTGCCAGGTGCGTTCGGGCGATGCGAAAGCGTCGGAGGGCCTGTTGCGCGCTGTCTACCAGGAGTTGCGTTCGATAGCGGAAAGTCAATTCGCAGTGGAACATCGGGAGCGCACTCTTCAGCCCACGGCGTTGGTCAACGAAGCCTACCTACGTCTGGCATCTGGCGGACGTCTGCAGAAATTTGATAGTCGCGGGCATTTTTATGCAGCCGCTGCCGAAGCGATGCGACGAATTCTGATTGACGCTGCACGAGCTCGGGGAAGTCGAAAGCGAGGTGGTCACTGCCGACGACTCGCACTAGGTGAAGTAGCGGATGACGTCACGCCCGCAACCGATCTTTTGCTCGATCTCGACGACGGGCTGGAGCGATTGTTCAAAGTCGATCCCGATTCTGCCAAGCTGGTTGAACTTCGTGTGTTCGCCGGGTTGTCGATCACCGAGGCTGGCGAATTGATGAAGATGTCGCGAAGCACCGCCTATCGGAACTGGGAATTTGCTCGCACTTGGTTCGCGGTTCACTGGGACGGTTAG